The sequence below is a genomic window from Rudanella lutea DSM 19387.
GGCATTTTGCCTTCGCGCGTGGACAATGATTGCCAGCTACCATTTTGGGTCGTGCGTACCCAGCCTTCAACCGATGGCTCCTTGCCCAGTTCGAGCTCCTGACTAATCAGGTGGAGGTCTTCGGCATAGCCCGCTTTAGGCGTGGGTGCCGACCCTGCCTTGCCTTTCCGCAATGGTGGGTGCATCCGAATATCGTAGGCATGAATCCGGTCGGCTACGGCACGGAATACCGGCGCGGCTACTTTGCCGCCGTACAGCGAGTCGATATTGCTGAACCGGGGATTATCGATGGCTGCCAGAATGGTGTACTTGGGTTTGTCGGCCGGGAAATAGCCAATAAACGACGAGTAGTAGAAACCCTCGCGGAAGGTGCCCCCGACGTATTTCTGGGCGGTGCCTGTTTTGCCGGCAATTTTATAGTACGGGCTCATGATGGAGCGGGCCGTACCGCGTTCGACTACCCCTTCGAGCATCCGTTTCGCCAGCTGAATCGTCTTCTTCGACGCAATAGGCTCAGGGGCTACATAAGGCTCAAATGCCTCGACGAGGTCGCCGGCCTGCCGAATTTCTTTCACAATCATGGGTCGCACCCAGCGCCCGTCGTTCGCTACGGCGTTGTAAAAGGTGAGCATCTGCAAGGGGGTAATGAGCATCTCGTACCCGTACGACATAAACGTGAGCGAGGTTTTGCTCCAGCCCTTAGAGTCTGGGTTGCGGATAAACGGCACCCCTTCGCCCTTCATGTGAATGCCCGTGGGCTGGGTCAGGTGAAACCGGCGGAGGTATTGGCAGTACAGGTCGGGACGTTTGTAGAAATAATTCTGCATGAGCAGGTGAACCCCGATGTTCGACGATTTCTCGAACACCTGCTGGGCAGTCAGCGTACCGTAGCCGCCCCGTTTGGGGTCAACAATATCGATGGTTCGGTACCGCAGCCTCCCGTTGCCGGTATGCACAATTTTGTTGGGCGTAATGGCCTTTTCTTCCAGCAAGGCCATCATACTCACCAGCTTGAAGGTAGAGCCGGGGTCGGTGCGGCCCGCCAGTGCGTGGTTGAATGTTTCGAGGTATTGGCTCGACCCGTCTGTACGGGGGTAGCGGGTCAGGTTGGCCATCGCCCGGATTTCGCCGGTCTGTACCTCCATCACAATCACGGTTCCCTTATCGGCCTGAAACTTCTCCATGTACTGCCGCAACGACGACTCGGCCATGTCCTGATAATTGACGTCGATTGTGGTGTACAGGTCCATGCCCGTTTCGGGGCGCATGTCGGGGCCGTCGTCGACTGGTTTCTTTACCCCATTGCTAAGTACCTCCACAAGGCCAACGGCATTCTTGCCGGCCAGATTTTTCTGAAAACTGGCTTCGAGGCCCATGAGCCCTTTGCCGGTTTTAGCGTCGAGGTCGCCCAGGGTCCGTTTGGCCATTTCGCCGAAGGGATGATACCGCTCGTAGTAAGGTCTGAATACCCCACCGCGTGCACTGATTTTGGCCGAACGACGGAAAAACGGCCATTGGCGCATGTACTGCCGCTCGGCATACGTAACCCGGCGGCTGTACAGGGGCAAAAACTGCCGACCGTGTTCGCGGGCGTCGCGGGCCATATCGGCATACTCGGCGGGCGAGTGGTCGCCAAAGACCCTGGAGAGCAGTATACCCAGAGAGTCTACTTTTTGGGCAAAATACGTTGAGTCGGCAATGGTGGGGTCAAGGCCGACCTCGTAGGTTGGAATAGAGGTCGCCATGAGGCTTCCATCAACGGCGTAAATATTGCCACGCATGGCCCGTAGCGTGTCGCGCCGAATCTTGACACCCTCGAGCCGCTCAATCCAGTGCTTACCATCATAGACCTGAAAATACTGGACATACACCAGCTTGGCTACAATGGCCACGGCCACCACAACCAGCCCCAGGTAGAGGTAGGTGGCCCGCTTCAGAAAGTCCTGCTTAATACTCATCTGGCTTCACAACAAGTTTACGGGGTGGTGTTTGGCTATCGGTCAGGCCGAGGGGGGCCACACGCTTGCTCAGCTCCGACTGTTTGCCGCTCTTCATAAAATCGGCCTGTAGGGTTGTGTACTGCGCGCGCAGCTCGTCGAGCTCAATTTTGGCCCGTTGAATCCGGCGAACGAGCCGCTCGGCATTGTGCGTGAGCCCAATGTAAATAATGAGCAACAGCGTGACCCACAAAATGCGGTCGATGTTGCGGATAGGCCAGGAGTTGTTCTCACCGAAGAGCCGGTCTAGACCAATGACATCGTTGACCCAGTTGGTCAGGCGGCTTTTGCGTTTTTGCCGGGCAATGGTTTTGGGGGTGCGAAAGGTGTTTTGAGCCATTTTTCTGCAATTCTCAATTTGGCGCTACGTGCTCGGGGGTTGCGGCTAATTTCCTCGGCGGAGGCTTCGATAGGCTTGCGGTTGACGGCTTGTAACGGTTTCAGCTCATTGCCATAGAGGTCTTTTTCAACCTCCCCGTGAAACTTACCCTTGTTGATGAAATTCTTGACCAGCCGGTCTTCGAGCGAGTGGTAGCTCATCACCACCAGCCGCCCGCCGGGCGTGAGGGCGTCGGGCACTTGCTCCAGAAACTCCTCCAGTACGCTCAGTTCTTCGTTTACTTCGATTCGGATGGCCTGAAAAACCTGCGCAAAAAACTTGTTTTCCTTGCCGCGCGGGGCCAGTCGTTGCAGGGCGGCTTTCAGGTCATTGACGGTTTGCAGGGGGCGGTTGGCGCGGGCTGCCACAATCGCCGTAGCGGCCGTGCGGGCGTTCGTGATTTCGCCGTACATGCCCAGAATCTTGTGTAGTTCGGCCTCGGTGGCGGTGTTGACCACCGCCTTCGCCGAGCGCTCGGCCTGCTGATTCATGCGCATGTCGAGGTCGGCATCGAACCGGGTGGCAAACCCCCGCTCGGGCGTGTCAATCTGGTGGGATGAGATGCCCAAATCGGCCAGAATGCCATCGACCTGCTTAATGCCGTACAGCCGCAAAAACCGTTTGAGGTTGCGGAAGTTGGCGGGTATAAACGTCAGGCGTGCGTCATGGATGGCCTCGGCATTGGCGCGGGCGTCGGCGTCCTGATCAAAGGCAATGAGTCGGCTATTCGGGTCCATTCGCTCCAGAATAGCCCGGCTGTGTCCCCCTCCTCCAAAGGTGACGTCTACGTAAATACCGCCCGGCTTAATGGCCAGCCCATCGAGGCACTCGGTGAGCATTACGGGTTCGTGGTAACTTGTTGTCATGCAAAATAGGGCGGAACCAAATCGAAACGGTCGGCCGTTACAAACTTAACGAAACCGCCCCGGAAGTGAATCAGGCGGCTCAGATATTCATTTTTGGTTTCTTTTGCGGTATGAACAAATTGCTGCTTCTGCTCTCACTGGCAACGTTTTCTACAGCCTGTACGGCTCAGTCCGAAAAACCGCTGACGGCGGGTACATGGCGTGCTACCGTCAAAACCGCCGGGGGCGAGCTGCCCTTTGGGCTCGACATTCAGCCGGGGGCGGATAAACAAACCTTTACCGTGCACGCTGTGAACGGCAAAGAGCGCCTGCCGATGGACGCGGCCACGTACCGCAACGACACACTGCGGATTCCGATGTCGCTGTTTGAGTCGGAGATCATTGCCCGTGTGGAGGGTAAAACTATGCGGGGCATCTGGCGTCGGCGTCGCACCGGCAACGAATACCAGAGCATTCCGTTTGAAGCCCAGCACGGCCTGAATTACCGCTTCACGCCCGATGGCCGCGCGGCCTCGGTCGACCTGACCGGCAAATGGGCCACTACCTTCCGCAGTACCACCGGAACCGATACCACTGCTGCCGTTGGGGTTTTTGAGCAGCAGGGAAATACCATCACGGGTACGTTTTTGACGCCCACAGGCGACTACCGGTATCTGGCCGGTAACGTAGTCGGGGATAGTCTGTTGCTGTCGTGTTTCGATGGGTCGCACCTGTTTCTGTTTAAGGCGAAGGCCGGGCGCGGTCCTAACCGAACCCTGACCGGCACGTTTAACTCAGGGCCGACCTACGCCGAAACCTGGACGGCCCGTTTCGATCCCAACGCGTCGCTGCCCGACCCGGCCCTGCTGACGTTTGTCAAGCCCGGTCAGAAGTTCTCGTTTTCGTTTCCAGATCCTGCCAATAAGCTCGTTTCGCTCACCGACGACCGGTTTAAGGGCAAAGTGACCGTGGTGCAGATTCTGGGTTCGTGGTGCCCTAATTGCATGGACGAAACCAATTTTCTGAGCCCGTGGTACCAAAAAAACCGGAGTCGGGGCGTCGAGGTAGTGGGGCTGGCTTTTGAGAAGTCGGCCGTTATGGCGGAGTCGGGCCCGCGCATTCAGCGCATGAAAGAGCGGTTTGGTATCCAATATCCGGTGTTGCTGGCCGGTACCAATGATAAGGTCGAAGCGGCTAAAGCTCTGCCCGCCCTGAACCGGGTAGTTGCGTTCCCGACAACCATTATTCTGGACAAAAAAGGGCAGGTAAGGCACATTCACACCGGTTTCAGCGGACCGGGCACCGGCGTCTACTACGATCAGTTTGTCGACGAGTTTAATGGCCTGATCACGAAGCTCCTGGCCGAGTAACCACGCGCCGATTCGGGAAGCTCGCCTATGATCTCCAACAAACTCACCCTGCCAGCGGTGGTCAGTGCGCTGATGACGGTGGCCCCTTTGCTCACCAGTTCGTTTATCACGTATCAGGTGCTGGTCAACGAGCCGCTGCTGGCGGCTCTCACGGCCGGGCAATGGGCCGTAGTGACGGTTGTGTGTGCGCTGGCGTCGGCGCTGGCGCTCATGCCGCCCACCTTTCTGGCCTTGGTGTTTGGCTATTTTTTGGGTTGGAACGCCCTGATTCCGCTGTTTGCGCTCAACATGGCCGCCATTCTGTTTGTCAACACGGCCGTACACTGGCTCGATGGCGACCGACTTCGGCACCATCTCGAACAAAACCCGAAGGTGCACCAAATTCTCGACCGTATCGGGCAGCGCGAACTCCGGTTTATCTTTTTCGCCAAGCTTTCGCCGGTGTTGCCCTTTGCGGTGACCAACCTGATGTTTGCCCTGTCGGGGGCGCGGCTGTACAACGTGTTGCTGGGTGGTTTTCTGGGCATGGTGCCCCGCACGGCGCTGGCGGTCTGGGCCGGGAGTCAGGCGCGCGAACTCCGGGCTTTGCTCACGCAACCGGGAGGCACGGCTAACCTGGGCTGGACACAGGGTATTGTGGCCGTGCTGCTGCTCGTGTCGGTAGTGGGGCTGTGGCGGGTACTGAAGGGTAAATAAGGGTTTAGCCCAATCGCTCGTCGATACGTTTGGCGATGGCTTCGAGAAGCCGATTGTGCCCTACTGGTAGCACAATCACCTGGGCCGAGGGCACCCGCCTGAGCAAGGGCTCCACGGCTGTTTTGGGCAGCACCCGGTCGTATTCACCCAGATACAATGTAATGCGCATCGATGACTGGTTGAGCACTTTGGCTAACGTATCGAGCTGAGGCCGTAGTGGCCGGAAACCAATCCACGACCGGTACACGCGCTCGCGTTGGGCGGGCGTAGCCAGCGTACTCTGCGCAAACCGCAACAGACTGCGGTCGAGCCATCCGAGTCGCACGAGTGTATTGCTCAGGCGTTGCAGCAGCGGCAGGTGATTCAGAAAATAACGGAACAACGTCCGACCCAGCCCCGACCCGGTCGCAAAGGCATACCAGCCGTTGGTCGAGATCCCGTCGGGGGCCAGCAACCAAAGCCGGTCTATCCGGTGTGAAAACCGCTCGGCCGTAGCCAGGGCAAACACCCCGCCCATGCTGAAACCCGCCACCGAAAACCGGTCAATGGTTTGTTCGGTCAGAAACGCGTCGAGCAGTTTAGTCCAGCGGTCGGGCGTGAGTGCCTCGTGCTCCGCATAGGTGTTGCCGTTCAGCCCCGAACTTTGGCCGTGGTAAAACAAATCGAAGCTATAGATGGTAAAGAAAGAGGCCAACGAATCGCCAAAGGGTGCAAAAACCCGACCATCTTGCCCAATGCCATGAAAACAGAGGAGTACCGCCGGGCCGTGCCCCCATTGGTGGTAACGTAGGTGGATAGCATCGAACGCGAAAACAGAAGGCATTGATCAGGTCAGGTTGAGATTCCGAAAACAATAAACACGTACACCCTATGCAAACCTTCGCAACGCTGGCCGACTTTTCGGCCCATGCCGGACAGTCGCTCGGCGAATCGGCGTACATGACTGTAACCCCCGAAATGGTCCAGAAATTCGCCGATGCCACCGGCGATCATCAGTGGATCCACCTCGACGAGGAAAAAGCCCGGCAGTTTTCGCCCTACGGTACCACCATCGCCCACGGGTTTCTGACACTCTCGCTGGCACCCAAGCTGATGGCCGAAATTTACCGGGTTGAGTCCGTAAAAATGGGTATTAACTACGGGGCCAATAAAATCCGCTTTACGGGGGCTGTACCCGTTGGGAGCCGCGTTCGGATGAAAGCCTGGCTGCATCACGCAGAGCCAACCAACGCCAATGAAGGCGCGACTGGCGTGCGGGCCGTTGTCGAGTGCGTGTTTGAGGTCGAAGGGCAGCAAAAACCTGCCTGTGTGGCTGAATTGATTAGCTTGTTGTTCGAGTAAATAAATGAACAATGAACAATGAACAATGAACAATGAACAATGAACAATGAACAATGCATATTCATTGGCCGTGGGTGGTTTAACTGCGTGTAACGGGCTGTCCATTGCGCGTTACCCATTATTCATTATCCATTTTACATTATCCATTAAAGCAAAATGCGTTTACAAAATAAAGTTGCCATCATCACCGGCGCAGCACGGGGCATTGGTCGGTCGGCCGCCGAGATTTTTGCCCGCGAAGGGGCCACTGTTATCATTTGGGATATGCTCGACGAGGGTGCCCAAACCGCCGAGGCTATCCGGGCAACGGGAGCACAGGTCGAGTACATGAACATCAGCGTGACCGACGTGCCCCGTGTGGAAGAAGCCGTGCGGGCGGTTGTAGAGAAATACGGCCGAATCGATATTCTGGTCAATAACGCGGGCATCACCCGCGACCGGACTCTCCTCAAAATGAGCCATACGGAGTGGCAACAGGTGATTGACGTGAACCTGACGGGCGTGTTCAACTGCACGAAGGCCGTGGTGCCTTACATGGTTGAGAAAGGCTACGGCCGGATTATCTGCACTTCGTCGGTAGTAGGGGTACACGGCAATTTTGGGCAAACCAACTATGCAGCTACCAAGGCGGGCGTAGTAGCCATGTGCCGCACCTGGGCCAAAGAACTGGGTAGCAAGGGAATCACGGCCAATGCGGTTGCCCCCGGTTTTATCCGCACCGATATGACCGACGCCATGCCCGAAGAAGCCCGGCAGGCCACCATCCAAACCATTCCGGCGAAACGCATGGGCGAGCCCGAAGACATTGCCTACGCCTACCTGTATCTCGCTTCCGACGAGGCTTCGTTTGTCAACGGGCAGGTGCTGGGGGTCAACGGCGGGCAGGCGAGTTGATGATTAGTATGCTTGCATACAATTAATTCGTACCTTTATACCACTTCTCAAACACTTACTAAAACCAAACGTAACCCCTATGGCATCAGCAACGCTGGAATTACAGGGTATGAATTTTAACCTCTCCGAAGAACAGCTTTCGGTACAGGAGGCCGCCCGTGACTTTGCGCAGAACGAATTGCTCCCCGGTATTGTCGAGCGCGACAATGAAGCAAAATTCCCGACGGAGCAGGTTCGGAAAATGGGCGAGCTCGGCTTTATGGGCATGATGGTGTCGCCCGAATACGGCGGCAGCGGCATGGATACCGTGTCGTACGTGCTGGCGATGGAAGAAATCTCCAAAGTCGACGCGTCGGCCTCGGTGATTATGTCGGTCAACAACTCGCTTGTATGCTGGGGTCTGGAAACCTACGGCACCGAAGAGCAGAAGCAGAAATACCTGACTCCGCTGGCAAGTGGGCAAATCATCGGGGCCTTCTGCCTGTCGGAACCCGAAGCCGGTTCTGACGCTACCTCGCAAGCCACTACCGCCGAAGACAAAGGCGATTATTATCTTGTCAACGGTACCAAAAACTGGATCACCAACGGCAACTCGTCGAGCGTGGCGCTGGTGATTGCCCAAACTGACCGCGACAAAAAGCACCGGGGCATCAACGCCCTGATTGTGGAGAAGGGTACGCCGGGCTTTACCGTTGGTAAGAAAGAAGACAAAATGGGGATTCGGGCATCGGACACGCACTCGCTGCTATTTACCGACGTGAAAGTGCCCAAAGAAAACCGCATTGGTGATGATGGCTTCGGGTTTAAGTTCGCCATGTCGACGCTCAACGGCGGCCGAATCGGTATTGCTGCGCAGGCGCTGGGTATTGCCGCCGGAGCCTACGAACTGTCGTTGAAATACAGTCAGGAGCGGAAGGCGTTTGGGCGTCAGATTTTCGACCATCAGGCCATTCAGTTCAAACTGGCCGAGATGGCTACCAAAATCGAAGCGGCCCGCTTGCTGGTGTACAAAGCGGCCCGGCTGAAAGATGAGCACAAAGACTACGTGCAGGCTGCGGCAATGGCTAAGTTGTTTGCGTCGGAAGTAGCCATGTGGGCCACCACCGAGGCCGTGCAGATTCATGGCGGTTACGGGTACGTAAAGGAGTACCACGTGGAGCGACTCATGCGCGATGCCAAGATTACCCAGATATATGAAGGAACATCTGAAATACAAAAATTAGTAATTGCCCGCGAGCTAATTCGATAAGGAGGACGAACCAAAAACTAAATTTTTCTAAGATGGAAGTGCGTGTTCATAGCGAATACGCACTTTTTTTTTATTATTTGGAAACTTTTCCGCTTGTATTGGATTTGTACAATTTATTAGTTTTGTGCAACTTTACACGCACCAATCCTGGTATCTACTCTTTCGGGCTATGGAAGATTATAATAAAATCATTGAATCGCTGGGGGTGAAGTTCATCAAGGCGCGCAACATTCGCATCTTGCAACCCATCACGATTAAGAACTTCTACGACGTCGAGAACTCGATTACGATTCTGTACGATGGACAAGTGACGTTCGGCGAAGAGGCTCAGCGGGTAGAGGTAGGGGATATGTTGTTCATACCCGGCGGTAAACACCTGACCGTAACCTACGGCGATGGACCCAGCAAAACGGTCAGCAATGAAGAGTTTCTGACCCAACGCGAAAGCTATTTCGAAGCCAACCGTAATCCCGACAAAATCGGGACGCTACCCAATTCGTTTGGCTACATTTCGTTTG
It includes:
- a CDS encoding penicillin-binding protein, whose amino-acid sequence is MSIKQDFLKRATYLYLGLVVVAVAIVAKLVYVQYFQVYDGKHWIERLEGVKIRRDTLRAMRGNIYAVDGSLMATSIPTYEVGLDPTIADSTYFAQKVDSLGILLSRVFGDHSPAEYADMARDAREHGRQFLPLYSRRVTYAERQYMRQWPFFRRSAKISARGGVFRPYYERYHPFGEMAKRTLGDLDAKTGKGLMGLEASFQKNLAGKNAVGLVEVLSNGVKKPVDDGPDMRPETGMDLYTTIDVNYQDMAESSLRQYMEKFQADKGTVIVMEVQTGEIRAMANLTRYPRTDGSSQYLETFNHALAGRTDPGSTFKLVSMMALLEEKAITPNKIVHTGNGRLRYRTIDIVDPKRGGYGTLTAQQVFEKSSNIGVHLLMQNYFYKRPDLYCQYLRRFHLTQPTGIHMKGEGVPFIRNPDSKGWSKTSLTFMSYGYEMLITPLQMLTFYNAVANDGRWVRPMIVKEIRQAGDLVEAFEPYVAPEPIASKKTIQLAKRMLEGVVERGTARSIMSPYYKIAGKTGTAQKYVGGTFREGFYYSSFIGYFPADKPKYTILAAIDNPRFSNIDSLYGGKVAAPVFRAVADRIHAYDIRMHPPLRKGKAGSAPTPKAGYAEDLHLISQELELGKEPSVEGWVRTTQNGSWQSLSTREGKMPDVRGLPLRDALPLLENRGVRVAIRGSRRGRVSAQSVDPGEDIKGHRGIVLKIE
- a CDS encoding FtsL-like putative cell division protein translates to MAQNTFRTPKTIARQKRKSRLTNWVNDVIGLDRLFGENNSWPIRNIDRILWVTLLLIIYIGLTHNAERLVRRIQRAKIELDELRAQYTTLQADFMKSGKQSELSKRVAPLGLTDSQTPPRKLVVKPDEY
- the rsmH gene encoding 16S rRNA (cytosine(1402)-N(4))-methyltransferase RsmH encodes the protein MTTSYHEPVMLTECLDGLAIKPGGIYVDVTFGGGGHSRAILERMDPNSRLIAFDQDADARANAEAIHDARLTFIPANFRNLKRFLRLYGIKQVDGILADLGISSHQIDTPERGFATRFDADLDMRMNQQAERSAKAVVNTATEAELHKILGMYGEITNARTAATAIVAARANRPLQTVNDLKAALQRLAPRGKENKFFAQVFQAIRIEVNEELSVLEEFLEQVPDALTPGGRLVVMSYHSLEDRLVKNFINKGKFHGEVEKDLYGNELKPLQAVNRKPIEASAEEISRNPRARSAKLRIAEKWLKTPFAPPKPLPGKNAKAA
- a CDS encoding peroxiredoxin family protein, whose protein sequence is MNKLLLLLSLATFSTACTAQSEKPLTAGTWRATVKTAGGELPFGLDIQPGADKQTFTVHAVNGKERLPMDAATYRNDTLRIPMSLFESEIIARVEGKTMRGIWRRRRTGNEYQSIPFEAQHGLNYRFTPDGRAASVDLTGKWATTFRSTTGTDTTAAVGVFEQQGNTITGTFLTPTGDYRYLAGNVVGDSLLLSCFDGSHLFLFKAKAGRGPNRTLTGTFNSGPTYAETWTARFDPNASLPDPALLTFVKPGQKFSFSFPDPANKLVSLTDDRFKGKVTVVQILGSWCPNCMDETNFLSPWYQKNRSRGVEVVGLAFEKSAVMAESGPRIQRMKERFGIQYPVLLAGTNDKVEAAKALPALNRVVAFPTTIILDKKGQVRHIHTGFSGPGTGVYYDQFVDEFNGLITKLLAE
- a CDS encoding TVP38/TMEM64 family protein; protein product: MISNKLTLPAVVSALMTVAPLLTSSFITYQVLVNEPLLAALTAGQWAVVTVVCALASALALMPPTFLALVFGYFLGWNALIPLFALNMAAILFVNTAVHWLDGDRLRHHLEQNPKVHQILDRIGQRELRFIFFAKLSPVLPFAVTNLMFALSGARLYNVLLGGFLGMVPRTALAVWAGSQARELRALLTQPGGTANLGWTQGIVAVLLLVSVVGLWRVLKGK
- a CDS encoding alpha/beta fold hydrolase, whose product is MPSVFAFDAIHLRYHQWGHGPAVLLCFHGIGQDGRVFAPFGDSLASFFTIYSFDLFYHGQSSGLNGNTYAEHEALTPDRWTKLLDAFLTEQTIDRFSVAGFSMGGVFALATAERFSHRIDRLWLLAPDGISTNGWYAFATGSGLGRTLFRYFLNHLPLLQRLSNTLVRLGWLDRSLLRFAQSTLATPAQRERVYRSWIGFRPLRPQLDTLAKVLNQSSMRITLYLGEYDRVLPKTAVEPLLRRVPSAQVIVLPVGHNRLLEAIAKRIDERLG
- a CDS encoding MaoC family dehydratase; translated protein: MQTFATLADFSAHAGQSLGESAYMTVTPEMVQKFADATGDHQWIHLDEEKARQFSPYGTTIAHGFLTLSLAPKLMAEIYRVESVKMGINYGANKIRFTGAVPVGSRVRMKAWLHHAEPTNANEGATGVRAVVECVFEVEGQQKPACVAELISLLFE
- the fabG gene encoding 3-oxoacyl-[acyl-carrier-protein] reductase, giving the protein MRLQNKVAIITGAARGIGRSAAEIFAREGATVIIWDMLDEGAQTAEAIRATGAQVEYMNISVTDVPRVEEAVRAVVEKYGRIDILVNNAGITRDRTLLKMSHTEWQQVIDVNLTGVFNCTKAVVPYMVEKGYGRIICTSSVVGVHGNFGQTNYAATKAGVVAMCRTWAKELGSKGITANAVAPGFIRTDMTDAMPEEARQATIQTIPAKRMGEPEDIAYAYLYLASDEASFVNGQVLGVNGGQAS
- a CDS encoding acyl-CoA dehydrogenase, whose protein sequence is MASATLELQGMNFNLSEEQLSVQEAARDFAQNELLPGIVERDNEAKFPTEQVRKMGELGFMGMMVSPEYGGSGMDTVSYVLAMEEISKVDASASVIMSVNNSLVCWGLETYGTEEQKQKYLTPLASGQIIGAFCLSEPEAGSDATSQATTAEDKGDYYLVNGTKNWITNGNSSSVALVIAQTDRDKKHRGINALIVEKGTPGFTVGKKEDKMGIRASDTHSLLFTDVKVPKENRIGDDGFGFKFAMSTLNGGRIGIAAQALGIAAGAYELSLKYSQERKAFGRQIFDHQAIQFKLAEMATKIEAARLLVYKAARLKDEHKDYVQAAAMAKLFASEVAMWATTEAVQIHGGYGYVKEYHVERLMRDAKITQIYEGTSEIQKLVIARELIR